One Nitrospiria bacterium genomic window carries:
- a CDS encoding HlyD family efflux transporter periplasmic adaptor subunit, translated as MKRPSPKSLVAVVLLGIGVVVAAFWILEDHFRPFRYAGTLEATKVDLSARLPAAIGQIRVQEGDRVTEGETLVVLDCEDFKIAARLAHQNYDRAVALSKSGFVTPETMDQLRNRKDDADTRLQWCTIEAPVNGKVLSRYHEPGEWMNPGSKILTLANIRDIWAYIYVPQPLVAKLSPGMKVRGSLPELKNREFDGVIVKINDEAEFTPKNVQTQAERERLVFGVKVSFRDSNTDEILKPGMTIEVALPKD; from the coding sequence ATGAAAAGGCCTTCCCCGAAGTCCCTCGTCGCCGTCGTGTTGCTGGGAATCGGCGTCGTGGTCGCCGCGTTCTGGATCCTGGAGGACCACTTCCGGCCCTTTCGTTACGCGGGCACCCTGGAGGCCACCAAGGTCGATCTCTCCGCGCGCCTTCCGGCCGCCATCGGTCAAATCCGGGTGCAGGAGGGGGACCGGGTGACGGAAGGGGAAACGCTCGTCGTCCTCGACTGCGAGGACTTCAAGATCGCCGCCCGTCTCGCGCATCAGAATTACGATCGCGCCGTGGCGCTTTCAAAGTCCGGCTTCGTGACCCCGGAGACCATGGATCAGCTCCGGAACCGGAAGGACGACGCCGATACGCGGCTTCAATGGTGCACGATCGAAGCGCCGGTGAACGGGAAAGTGCTGAGCCGGTATCACGAGCCGGGCGAGTGGATGAACCCGGGAAGCAAAATCCTGACGCTCGCGAACATCCGGGATATTTGGGCCTACATCTACGTCCCGCAACCCCTGGTCGCCAAGCTTTCTCCGGGGATGAAGGTCCGGGGCTCTCTGCCCGAGCTCAAGAACCGCGAGTTTGACGGCGTCATCGTCAAAATCAACGACGAAGCGGAATTTACCCCCAAGAACGTCCAAACCCAGGCGGAGCGGGAACGCCTGGTGTTCGGCGTCAAGGTGAGCTTCAGGGACTCGAACACGGATGAGATCCTAAAGCCCGGCATGACGATCGAGGTCGCCCTTCCCAAGGACTAA